A stretch of Janibacter endophyticus DNA encodes these proteins:
- a CDS encoding FAD-binding oxidoreductase yields MAARDDEDGMLLADLRATLGDIGVLTDRADVAAYLTDWTGTRHGVALAVLRPASTGEVAEAVRLCAAAGVAVTPQGGNTGLVGGGIAGPERRSVVLSLSRMRQVRSIDPVGDTIVVDAGVVLADIHDAADRAGRLFPVSLGSEGSCTVGGLVSTNAGGTAVLRYGMTRDLVLGLEVVLPDGRVWDGLRTLRKDNTGYDLKQLFIGAEGTLGVVTGVALRLVPATPRRATALVGLAGIGEAVALLPVLREHAGDQLTAFEVINAEALDLVVSNVPGARHPFGPRPWYALVEVAGTTDEVEVRLEEALSAALDVGLLDDDIVVAGTGAQRAALWALREGISEAQQAPGLSIKHDVTLPATALSDFVELTGRRLGERLPGVRLITYGHVGDGNLHYNLSPARGEGEALRACAAELTEIVYDEVRRRSGSISAEHGVGTAKRDAVAVSKSAEEIGLMRAVKDAIDPAGLMNPGKVVP; encoded by the coding sequence ATGGCGGCACGGGACGACGAGGACGGCATGCTCCTGGCGGATCTGCGGGCAACGCTCGGGGACATCGGGGTGCTCACCGATCGGGCAGACGTGGCCGCCTACCTCACGGACTGGACCGGGACCCGGCACGGCGTCGCGCTCGCGGTCCTCCGGCCGGCGAGCACCGGCGAGGTGGCCGAGGCCGTCCGGCTTTGCGCCGCCGCGGGGGTCGCGGTCACCCCGCAGGGCGGCAACACCGGTCTTGTCGGAGGAGGCATCGCTGGCCCGGAGCGCCGGAGCGTCGTGCTCTCGCTGTCGCGGATGCGCCAGGTCCGTTCCATCGACCCGGTCGGCGACACGATCGTCGTCGACGCCGGGGTGGTCCTGGCCGACATCCACGACGCCGCCGACCGCGCGGGTCGGCTCTTCCCCGTCTCACTCGGCTCGGAGGGCTCATGCACCGTGGGCGGCCTCGTCTCGACCAACGCCGGCGGCACGGCGGTACTGCGTTACGGCATGACCCGTGACCTCGTCCTCGGGCTTGAGGTCGTGCTCCCCGACGGCCGGGTCTGGGACGGGCTGCGGACCCTGCGCAAGGACAACACCGGCTACGACCTCAAGCAGCTCTTCATCGGAGCGGAGGGCACGCTCGGCGTCGTCACAGGCGTCGCTCTCCGCCTGGTGCCGGCCACGCCGCGTCGGGCAACCGCTCTCGTCGGGCTGGCGGGCATCGGCGAGGCGGTGGCCCTGCTGCCGGTGCTGCGTGAGCACGCCGGGGATCAGCTCACGGCCTTCGAGGTGATCAATGCCGAGGCCCTCGACCTCGTCGTGAGCAACGTCCCCGGCGCCCGGCACCCCTTCGGCCCTCGTCCTTGGTACGCCCTCGTCGAGGTCGCGGGCACGACCGACGAGGTCGAGGTCCGTCTCGAGGAGGCGCTCAGCGCCGCGCTCGACGTCGGCCTGCTCGACGATGACATCGTCGTCGCCGGCACCGGCGCCCAGCGGGCGGCGCTGTGGGCGCTGCGCGAGGGAATCTCGGAGGCGCAGCAGGCTCCCGGGCTGTCGATCAAGCACGACGTCACCCTGCCCGCCACCGCGCTGTCCGACTTCGTCGAGCTCACAGGCCGGCGCCTCGGCGAGCGGCTCCCGGGAGTCCGGCTCATCACCTACGGGCACGTAGGAGACGGCAACCTCCACTACAACCTCTCACCGGCTCGCGGTGAGGGCGAGGCGCTCAGGGCATGTGCGGCCGAGCTCACCGAGATCGTCTACGACGAGGTACGGCGTCGTTCGGGCAGCATCAGCGCCGAGCACGGGGTGGGCACGGCGAAACGTGACGCGGTCGCAGTCTCGAAGAGCGCCGAGGAGATCGGCCTCATGCGAGCAGTGAAGGACGCCATCGACCCGGCCGGGCTCATGAACCCCGGGAAGGTCGTCCCCTGA
- a CDS encoding GNAT family N-acetyltransferase, with protein MTPLRPERSAGRPSRDVADRPDVSLDGGVVMASGDPVGSVTLGPVVDGDALLWYEIDGPHRGRGYATCAVALALGDAARGGVRRVVAEVAIGNPASRKVLQRNGFRVVETDGPIHVGADEEPALRYVRELELAGPRGRR; from the coding sequence GTGACCCCCCTCCGCCCCGAGCGGTCGGCCGGGCGTCCCTCCCGGGACGTCGCGGACCGGCCGGACGTGTCGCTCGACGGTGGCGTCGTCATGGCGTCGGGCGACCCGGTCGGCAGCGTCACCCTCGGGCCGGTCGTCGATGGTGACGCGCTGCTCTGGTACGAGATCGACGGGCCGCACCGGGGCAGGGGGTACGCGACCTGCGCGGTGGCCCTGGCGCTCGGGGACGCGGCGCGCGGTGGAGTCCGGCGGGTCGTCGCCGAGGTCGCCATCGGCAACCCGGCATCGCGGAAGGTGCTGCAGCGCAACGGCTTCCGTGTCGTCGAGACGGACGGGCCGATCCACGTCGGCGCCGACGAGGAGCCGGCGCTCCGCTACGTCCGCGAGCTCGAACTGGCCGGACCCCGGGGCCGCAGGTGA
- a CDS encoding alpha-hydroxy acid oxidase has translation MAGRQLPRWRDLEPFLKVRAVERSAPARRLSRCLSVDDVERLARRRVPGAVWDYVESGSDGEVAMARNRDAFERVELRPTAFSQVADPDVATTILGRPAAAPIILAPTGYTRLSHHTGERAVAAAAAESGLPYTLSTYATTSITETARAAPGGRNWFQVYLMKDRAVSLAHIEEARSQGYEALMLTIDTTVTGMKRKDKANGFAIPPELTPRTPAGLARHPGWVGNILTTEPLRFATFPEGSHHGRWGMSNTLREQAIRPSDIAWLKERWGGPVVVKGVLSIGDARQAVAGGADAIVLSNHGGRQLDRAPVPLELLPEVVAAVGDKAEVYVDSGVRSGGDVAAALGLGAQGVLIGRAYLYGLMVGGQAGVTTVLDLLVAELRRAMNLLGTPDVSSIGTEHVRLRTG, from the coding sequence ATGGCAGGACGCCAGCTGCCGCGGTGGAGGGACCTCGAGCCCTTCCTCAAGGTGCGCGCCGTGGAGCGCAGCGCCCCGGCTCGCCGGCTCTCGAGGTGTCTGAGCGTCGACGACGTCGAGCGCCTGGCCCGTCGCCGGGTCCCCGGCGCCGTCTGGGACTACGTCGAGTCGGGCTCGGACGGTGAGGTGGCCATGGCACGCAACCGGGACGCCTTCGAGCGCGTCGAGCTGCGCCCCACGGCCTTCAGCCAGGTCGCTGACCCTGACGTGGCGACGACGATCCTCGGCCGCCCGGCCGCCGCGCCGATCATCCTCGCCCCGACGGGGTACACCCGGCTCAGCCATCACACCGGGGAGCGGGCCGTCGCGGCCGCCGCTGCCGAGTCGGGCCTGCCCTACACGCTCTCGACGTATGCGACCACCTCGATCACCGAGACCGCGCGGGCCGCCCCGGGCGGCCGCAACTGGTTCCAGGTGTACCTCATGAAGGACCGAGCCGTGAGCCTCGCGCACATCGAGGAGGCCAGGTCTCAGGGGTACGAAGCACTCATGCTGACGATCGACACGACCGTCACCGGGATGAAGCGCAAGGACAAGGCCAACGGATTCGCCATCCCGCCCGAGCTGACCCCCAGGACCCCCGCCGGGCTGGCCCGCCACCCCGGGTGGGTGGGCAACATCCTCACGACCGAGCCGCTGCGCTTCGCGACCTTCCCTGAGGGGTCCCACCACGGACGGTGGGGGATGTCCAACACGCTGCGCGAGCAGGCGATCCGACCCTCCGACATCGCGTGGCTCAAGGAGCGCTGGGGCGGGCCGGTCGTCGTCAAGGGAGTGCTGTCGATCGGCGACGCCCGGCAGGCGGTGGCCGGGGGCGCGGACGCGATCGTGCTGTCGAACCACGGCGGTCGGCAGCTCGACCGGGCGCCGGTCCCGCTGGAGCTCCTGCCCGAGGTGGTCGCCGCCGTGGGCGACAAGGCCGAGGTGTATGTCGACTCGGGAGTGCGCTCGGGTGGGGACGTCGCCGCAGCGCTCGGTCTCGGTGCGCAGGGGGTGCTCATCGGGCGGGCCTATCTCTACGGCCTCATGGTCGGTGGGCAGGCAGGGGTCACGACGGTCCTCGACCTCCTCGTCGCCGAGCTGCGCCGGGCCATGAACCTCCTCGGTACGCCCGACGTCTCGAGCATCGGTACCGAGCATGTTCGGCTTCGGACCGGCTGA
- a CDS encoding 2-hydroxyacid dehydrogenase: protein MHPDSVVMVGTLRKELVEELERRYGARELRELGDGPGTGVKVAVTSGVWGVRAEHLDRLPDLRAVVSFGVGYDSTDVAECHRRGVAVANTPDVLTDCVADLAVGLVIDVMRGLSAADRSVRRGDWATGRQPALARRVTGARVGILGLGHIGGAIAHRLEAFGCQISYHNRRRRDDVPYAYAASLVDLARGCDVLVVAASGGETSAGLVDVNVLAALGSDGYLVNVARGSVVDETALIGALERGELAGVGLDVFANEPHVPAALLERDDVVALPHIGSATVETRAAMTELVLANVEQLLAAGTLITPVPHATV, encoded by the coding sequence ATGCACCCGGACAGCGTCGTCATGGTCGGAACCCTCCGCAAGGAGCTTGTGGAGGAGCTCGAACGCCGGTACGGCGCGCGCGAGCTGCGTGAGCTGGGCGACGGGCCGGGGACGGGGGTGAAGGTTGCCGTCACCAGCGGCGTGTGGGGTGTGCGAGCCGAGCACCTCGACCGGCTGCCCGACCTTCGTGCTGTGGTGAGCTTCGGGGTCGGCTACGACAGCACCGACGTCGCCGAGTGCCACCGCCGCGGCGTCGCGGTGGCCAACACCCCGGACGTGCTCACCGACTGCGTCGCCGACCTCGCCGTCGGGCTCGTCATCGACGTCATGCGCGGACTGAGTGCGGCCGACCGGTCCGTGCGACGGGGCGACTGGGCCACGGGGCGCCAACCGGCCCTCGCCCGCCGTGTCACCGGAGCCCGCGTCGGCATCCTTGGCCTCGGCCACATCGGTGGCGCCATCGCGCACCGGCTCGAGGCCTTCGGCTGCCAGATCAGCTATCACAACCGCCGCCGTCGGGACGACGTCCCCTACGCCTACGCAGCAAGCCTGGTCGACCTGGCTCGCGGGTGCGACGTCCTCGTCGTCGCCGCCTCCGGAGGTGAGACGAGCGCGGGCCTGGTGGACGTCAACGTCCTTGCCGCCCTGGGAAGCGACGGTTACCTCGTGAACGTCGCTCGCGGCTCCGTCGTGGACGAGACGGCTCTCATCGGCGCGCTTGAGCGGGGCGAGCTTGCGGGCGTCGGGCTCGACGTCTTCGCCAACGAGCCCCACGTGCCTGCCGCCCTCCTCGAGCGGGACGACGTCGTCGCCCTCCCGCACATCGGGAGCGCCACGGTCGAGACACGGGCCGCGATGACCGAGCTCGTCCTCGCCAACGTCGAGCAGCTGCTGGCCGCCGGGACGCTCATCACGCCCGTACCGCACGCCACTGTCTGA
- a CDS encoding nuclear transport factor 2 family protein: MDTTNPTLAPAAQRTLERWHEGVAAADVSRLPEILHPDAVFRSPMAHTPYEGAAAVHLILSTVITIFEDFTYHREFVSEDGRSVALEFSARVGDRSLKGVDLIEIDDEGLITDFEVMIRPRSGLQVLGERMAEKLAQHVPRHPAG; this comes from the coding sequence GTGGACACGACCAACCCCACCCTGGCCCCCGCCGCGCAGCGGACCCTCGAGCGCTGGCACGAGGGGGTCGCCGCGGCCGACGTCAGCAGGTTGCCGGAGATCCTCCACCCGGACGCGGTCTTCCGCTCGCCGATGGCGCACACGCCGTACGAGGGCGCCGCCGCCGTGCACCTCATCCTCAGCACGGTCATCACGATCTTCGAGGACTTCACGTACCACCGGGAGTTCGTCTCCGAGGACGGGCGGTCGGTCGCCCTGGAGTTCTCGGCCCGTGTCGGCGACCGTTCCCTCAAGGGTGTCGACCTCATCGAGATCGACGACGAGGGCCTCATCACCGACTTCGAGGTGATGATCCGGCCCCGGAGCGGTCTGCAGGTCCTCGGCGAGCGCATGGCGGAGAAGCTCGCTCAGCATGTCCCACGGCACCCCGCCGGCTAA
- the ric gene encoding iron-sulfur cluster repair di-iron protein, which translates to MAVTTTATLGDLVTEDPRRARVLERYEIDYCCNGQRSLADAAVEAGLDVDEVSTALDLPDAPPAAPLRQLELAALAHDIVDTHHAYLWEEMPRLQALVDKVHTVHGANHPELARVREAYTAAVADLDPHMTREERVLFPAVSKLEKAQAPVAFAFGSLAEPITQMLAEHDVVGDLFKEMRALTGGYAPPEDACGSYRAMLAGLEEMERDLHEHIHKENNVLFPQVLELEARVAGV; encoded by the coding sequence ATGGCTGTCACCACCACCGCCACCCTCGGCGACCTCGTCACCGAGGACCCCCGTCGCGCCCGAGTCCTCGAGCGCTACGAGATCGACTACTGCTGCAACGGCCAGCGCTCGCTCGCCGACGCTGCCGTCGAGGCCGGCCTCGACGTCGACGAGGTGAGCACCGCCCTCGACCTGCCCGACGCCCCGCCGGCGGCCCCCCTTCGTCAGCTCGAGCTGGCCGCCCTCGCGCACGACATCGTCGACACCCACCACGCGTACCTGTGGGAGGAGATGCCGCGGCTGCAGGCGCTCGTCGACAAGGTCCACACCGTCCACGGCGCCAACCACCCGGAGCTCGCCCGCGTCCGCGAGGCCTACACGGCCGCCGTCGCCGACCTCGACCCGCACATGACCCGCGAGGAGCGCGTGCTCTTCCCGGCCGTCTCCAAGCTCGAGAAGGCGCAGGCCCCGGTCGCCTTCGCCTTCGGCTCGCTCGCCGAGCCGATCACCCAGATGCTCGCCGAGCACGACGTCGTCGGGGACCTCTTCAAGGAGATGCGCGCGCTCACCGGGGGTTACGCCCCGCCGGAGGACGCCTGCGGCTCGTACCGCGCGATGCTCGCCGGGCTCGAGGAGATGGAGCGCGATCTCCACGAGCACATCCACAAGGAGAACAACGTCCTCTTCCCCCAGGTGCTCGAGCTCGAGGCGCGAGTCGCCGGCGTCTGA
- a CDS encoding RrF2 family transcriptional regulator, giving the protein MRLEVTRRAELAVQAVAVLAPGGARLKAPALAAALGTTPGFVAQVVGPLVKAGWVRSVPGPTGGYSLTEVASDASVLDVIEAVDGPTADGHCVAQDKTCGVGAACALHDAWTQARDTLTTALAATPAVRAAQPLEAPPRARRTSRTTASTIA; this is encoded by the coding sequence ATGAGACTTGAGGTTACGCGGAGGGCGGAGCTCGCGGTGCAGGCCGTCGCGGTGCTCGCGCCGGGCGGCGCCCGGCTCAAGGCGCCCGCGCTCGCCGCGGCGCTCGGCACGACGCCGGGCTTCGTCGCCCAGGTCGTCGGTCCGCTCGTCAAGGCCGGCTGGGTCCGCTCGGTGCCCGGCCCGACCGGGGGCTACTCGCTCACCGAGGTCGCCTCGGACGCGTCCGTGCTCGACGTCATCGAGGCGGTCGACGGGCCCACCGCCGACGGCCACTGCGTCGCCCAGGACAAGACCTGCGGCGTCGGCGCGGCCTGCGCCCTCCACGATGCCTGGACCCAGGCCCGGGACACCCTCACCACGGCGCTCGCCGCGACCCCCGCGGTCCGCGCTGCGCAACCGCTCGAGGCCCCTCCCAGGGCTCGTCGCACCTCACGGACCACCGCGTCCACCATCGCCTGA
- a CDS encoding zinc-dependent alcohol dehydrogenase family protein, giving the protein MRAVLITQTAVVPTVTEVPDPACPPGGVVVDVAATGVCRSDWHAWMGHDPVELPHVPGHELVGTIREVGEGVTRWRVGDRVTTPFVCGCGVCAWCLAGESQVCPDQTQPGFTGWGSFAERVALHAADHNLVALPDAIGDIEAAALGCRFATAYRAVAQHGAAGEGHWVAVHGAGGVGLSALLVAKALGAQVVAVDVAPASLALATDLGADVVVDGSGQTPAQVGAAVTEVTGGGAHVSLDAYGSPPTATGSVLSLRRRGRHVQAGLLLGDQATPPLPMDRVVGWELSIHGTHGLAAADYPAMLDLVAGRIDLARLVGAVVPLEDAPDALAGLGSPPAHPGVTVVRP; this is encoded by the coding sequence GTGCGTGCCGTCCTCATCACCCAGACCGCAGTCGTCCCCACCGTCACCGAGGTCCCGGACCCGGCCTGCCCGCCGGGCGGGGTGGTCGTCGACGTCGCGGCCACGGGGGTGTGCCGCTCCGACTGGCACGCGTGGATGGGGCACGACCCCGTCGAGCTGCCGCACGTGCCGGGTCACGAGCTCGTGGGGACGATCCGGGAGGTCGGCGAAGGGGTGACCCGCTGGCGGGTCGGCGACCGGGTCACGACCCCCTTCGTCTGCGGGTGCGGGGTGTGCGCGTGGTGCCTCGCGGGGGAGTCGCAGGTGTGCCCCGACCAGACCCAGCCGGGCTTCACGGGATGGGGCTCCTTCGCCGAGCGGGTCGCTCTCCACGCTGCGGACCACAACCTCGTCGCCCTCCCGGACGCGATCGGCGACATCGAGGCGGCGGCGCTCGGCTGCCGTTTCGCGACGGCCTACCGGGCCGTGGCCCAGCACGGCGCAGCAGGCGAAGGGCACTGGGTCGCGGTCCACGGGGCCGGCGGGGTAGGCCTGTCTGCCCTGCTCGTCGCGAAGGCGCTCGGCGCCCAGGTGGTGGCCGTGGACGTGGCACCCGCCTCGCTCGCGCTCGCGACCGACCTCGGTGCGGACGTCGTCGTGGACGGGTCCGGCCAGACGCCGGCGCAGGTCGGCGCCGCGGTCACCGAGGTCACCGGCGGCGGCGCCCACGTCTCCCTCGATGCCTACGGATCTCCTCCGACCGCAACGGGATCCGTCCTCTCCCTTCGCCGCCGGGGACGCCACGTCCAGGCAGGGCTGCTCCTCGGTGACCAGGCGACCCCGCCGCTGCCGATGGACCGCGTCGTCGGGTGGGAGCTGTCGATCCACGGGACCCACGGGCTCGCGGCCGCGGACTACCCGGCGATGCTCGACCTCGTCGCCGGCCGCATCGACCTGGCCCGGCTCGTCGGGGCGGTGGTCCCGCTCGAGGACGCCCCGGACGCCCTCGCCGGCCTCGGCTCACCCCCGGCGCACCCCGGCGTCACCGTCGTCCGCCCCTGA
- a CDS encoding AEC family transporter, with amino-acid sequence MLVGFLTIVVVIACGAALAQAKLLDRDDVRLLGELAFFVATPALMVVTIARIDLGQAGVNVAASALALAACFVSYAVLATVLWRPAPGELVIGSLSASYVNAGNLGVAISAYVIGDITVVVPTLLVQMLVVQPACLVVLDRVGGGASNVAAVVRRVVTNPLTVAAVVGAVLAVSGWSLPQVVDAPLQLLAGAAIPLMLLAYGAALRLSPGVGLSGHRGEVVLASTLKLAVMPVVAWAVASALGLDGPALLGVVLTAALPTAQNVFVFATRYRVGEDVSRETVLVTTVAALPLAMVVAWLLG; translated from the coding sequence GTGCTCGTCGGCTTCCTGACGATCGTCGTCGTCATCGCGTGCGGTGCGGCCTTGGCGCAGGCCAAGCTCCTCGACCGGGACGATGTCCGCCTCCTGGGAGAGCTTGCGTTCTTCGTCGCGACCCCGGCGCTCATGGTCGTGACGATCGCCCGCATCGACCTCGGGCAGGCTGGCGTCAACGTTGCGGCGTCGGCGCTCGCTCTGGCTGCCTGCTTCGTCAGCTATGCCGTGCTGGCCACTGTGCTGTGGCGACCGGCGCCGGGTGAGCTCGTCATCGGCTCGCTGTCGGCCAGCTACGTCAACGCCGGGAACCTGGGGGTTGCGATCTCCGCCTACGTCATCGGGGACATCACGGTCGTCGTCCCGACGCTGCTGGTGCAGATGCTTGTCGTGCAACCGGCCTGCCTCGTGGTCCTTGACCGGGTGGGGGGCGGAGCGAGCAACGTCGCGGCCGTGGTGCGCCGGGTCGTGACCAACCCGCTCACTGTGGCCGCGGTGGTCGGGGCTGTGCTGGCCGTCAGCGGTTGGTCCCTTCCTCAGGTCGTCGACGCGCCCCTGCAGCTGCTCGCGGGTGCTGCGATCCCGCTCATGCTGCTCGCCTACGGGGCGGCCCTCCGGCTCTCGCCGGGGGTGGGGCTGTCCGGGCACCGAGGCGAGGTCGTCCTCGCGTCCACGCTCAAGCTCGCCGTCATGCCGGTCGTCGCCTGGGCGGTCGCGTCCGCGCTCGGCCTTGACGGCCCTGCGCTGCTGGGTGTCGTCCTGACCGCCGCCCTGCCGACGGCCCAGAACGTCTTCGTCTTCGCGACGCGGTACCGGGTCGGCGAGGACGTGTCACGCGAGACCGTGCTCGTCACGACGGTGGCGGCGCTCCCCCTGGCGATGGTTGTCGCCTGGTTGCTCGGGTGA